Proteins encoded in a region of the Macaca mulatta isolate MMU2019108-1 chromosome X, T2T-MMU8v2.0, whole genome shotgun sequence genome:
- the FAM127A gene encoding protein FAM127A has protein sequence MDGRVQLIKALLALPIRPATRRWRNPIPFPETFDGDTDRLPEFIVQTGSYMFVDENTFSSDALKVTFLITRLTGPALQWVIPYIKKESPLLNDYRGFLAEMKRVFGWEEDEDF, from the coding sequence ATGGACGGTCGGGTGCAGCTGATAAAGGCCCTCCTGGCCTTGCCGATCCGACCTGCGACGCGTCGCTGGAGGAACCCGATTCCCTTTCCCGAGACGTTTGATGGCGATACCGACCGGCTCCCGGAGTTCATCGTGCAGACGGGCTCCTACATGTTCGTGGACGAGAACACATTCTCCAGCGACGCCCTGAAGGTGACGTTCCTCATCACCCGCCTCACGGGGCCCGCCCTGCAGTGGGTGATCCCCTACATCAAGAAGGAGAGCCCCCTCCTCAATGATTACCGGGGCTTCCTGGCCGAGATGAAGCGGGTCTTTGGATGGGAGGAGGACGAGGACTTTTAG